From Sinorhizobium sp. B11:
TGGGAAGAAGGGGTGCCGGCGGGCAGATAAGATGTAACGCGCTGCATGAGATATCCGTTAAACTGGGACCTAGACCATGCAAAATAGCCCTTCGCGATGCAAGCACCAATGCACGTTTCGTAACTGGCAGCTCTAGATTCCCGACGCCTGCAGCAGGCCCGCCTCGTCAGGCGCAATACCCTGAACGCCGAGGCCATTTTCGACGAGCCCGTGCCAGGCGTGATTCAGCCCTTCCCTCTCGTGGACGACACGATTGCGGCCGAGTGCCTTGGCGAGATAGAGCGCCTTGTCGGCGGAGGCATAGACCGCCTCTTTGTCGCGCCCCTCATGGAGATCGGCGATGCCGCCTGATATCGTGATCGTGACGTCGTGCCCATCCGCCGGAATGGGCTGCGCTGCAATCTGCGCCCTCACCCCTTCGATGCGCGCTACCCGCTCCTCCGGCGTCCCGCCCTGAACGACGACACCGAATTCCTCCCCGCCGAGCCGCGCCACGACCGAAGCGCCATCGAAAGCCGCAGAAAGCATGGCTGAGACGGCCGTAATGACGGCATCACCGCAGCCATGGCCGAAGCGGTCGTTGATCGCTTTAAAGCGGTCGACATCGAAAATGGCGAGGCAAGCGTCTCCCTCCACCCTCTCGAGGGCATCGGTGAAAGCGCGCCGGTTCAGGAGCCCGGAGAGCGTGTCGGTGCGGCTGAGCTTTTCGAATTTGGCACGGGAGACAGTCAGGTCATGGATGGCAAAGCCTGCCACGAGCGACAGCACGCCGGACACCATTCCGCCGATCAGCCAGGAGAGGATGATGGCAAAGATCATGGCATGCCCGAGGGTAATCGGCAGCACACCCATGAAGTTGAGCGGCGGCAGCGTGATCACGATGATGAAGCCGGACAGTATTACTGCCAGAAAACTCATCTTCAGCGCAAAAGTATAAACGGTTTTACGATGCTC
This genomic window contains:
- a CDS encoding GGDEF domain-containing protein, whose protein sequence is MENWISLQAELGSFEHRKTVYTFALKMSFLAVILSGFIIVITLPPLNFMGVLPITLGHAMIFAIILSWLIGGMVSGVLSLVAGFAIHDLTVSRAKFEKLSRTDTLSGLLNRRAFTDALERVEGDACLAIFDVDRFKAINDRFGHGCGDAVITAVSAMLSAAFDGASVVARLGGEEFGVVVQGGTPEERVARIEGVRAQIAAQPIPADGHDVTITISGGIADLHEGRDKEAVYASADKALYLAKALGRNRVVHEREGLNHAWHGLVENGLGVQGIAPDEAGLLQASGI